The Lentzea guizhouensis genome contains a region encoding:
- a CDS encoding LuxR C-terminal-related transcriptional regulator: protein MVALAVAGRSNQEIAQLLAVSIRAVEKHLTNSYRKLGVLRRADLAGALNHTF from the coding sequence GTGGTCGCGCTCGCGGTGGCCGGCCGGTCGAACCAGGAGATAGCGCAGTTGCTGGCGGTGAGCATCAGAGCTGTCGAGAAACACCTGACGAACTCCTACCGCAAGCTCGGCGTCCTGCGCCGCGCCGACCTGGCCGGCGCGCTGAACCACACCTTCTAG
- a CDS encoding ATP-binding protein, with protein sequence MVDGMDDLVRAGAGAFVTVRGPLGAGKSALLREFAVRAENAGAVVLRASGALAERDWDLGVADQLRPVPAGFVVIVVDDLQWADGSSVRWLADIAARALVVAAVRDGEPSAGITLPGTEVRLPPVSPAGWSQRRLTDCLSRQPEPVRELAKAMAVLGEPAESGLVTELAGLDDGIATAVRNLSALGLVTAQGNFVDPAVGDAVLATMTTAEHDTWHAAAATLLHDRGCPAEDVADHLVATRSVLPEWGTEVLRAAALRRRPLRYLRRAVAEPGPDRAGLLVELAVAESTTDSVRALQHLSYAIQLHESPRDRVAAVLRMPLTAWGAVPPLARDVISDVERDVRQLGDPDLVLRVEARTRYAGHTNLTDLTDATTRLRELGPKPDTADTAERELLTVLTFSAALVARTPAPGVAALAGRLLGHAPPNAGQTEMTQLLVQTLCAADSPARAATWTDRAPATDDQARLWVSKALVAVHQGDVGRARLMAKNVLQHDQATLGANAVLALAVVALKTQDEQLAECLLSRSAEVANPGTAAVFDLLRGAAARGDAARGRYALTEAGRQLDRLGWHNVVLFPWRTAAVRLHQQAGDTDAARALAEEDHERAAEWGAPAGVGRTLRVLGGLTGGAEGVDLLHAAENVLATSADRLERAAPTWRWDCGCATGTSRPPPTTCAAAATSPPPAVTSASPGRRVPTCAARSATPSSPAPNGGWSRSRWPAGRTRR encoded by the coding sequence GTGGTCGACGGGATGGACGACCTGGTGCGGGCCGGAGCTGGCGCGTTCGTGACGGTGCGAGGGCCGCTGGGCGCGGGGAAGTCCGCCCTGCTGCGGGAGTTCGCCGTGCGGGCGGAGAACGCCGGGGCGGTCGTGCTGCGCGCGAGCGGGGCACTCGCCGAACGCGACTGGGACCTCGGGGTGGCCGACCAGCTCCGGCCCGTACCGGCCGGTTTCGTCGTCATCGTGGTGGACGACCTGCAGTGGGCCGACGGGTCGTCCGTGCGGTGGTTGGCCGACATCGCCGCGCGCGCCCTGGTGGTGGCCGCTGTCCGGGACGGCGAGCCGAGCGCCGGGATCACCCTTCCCGGCACCGAGGTGCGGTTGCCGCCGGTGTCACCGGCCGGGTGGTCGCAGCGTCGGCTCACCGACTGCCTGAGCCGCCAGCCCGAACCGGTGCGGGAGCTGGCCAAGGCGATGGCCGTGCTCGGTGAGCCGGCGGAGAGCGGCCTGGTCACCGAACTCGCCGGGCTCGACGACGGGATCGCCACTGCGGTGCGAAATCTCAGCGCACTGGGACTCGTCACCGCGCAGGGGAACTTCGTCGATCCGGCGGTGGGGGACGCCGTGCTCGCCACGATGACGACCGCGGAACACGACACTTGGCACGCCGCGGCCGCCACGCTGCTGCACGACCGCGGCTGTCCGGCCGAGGACGTCGCCGACCACCTCGTGGCGACCAGATCGGTTCTCCCCGAGTGGGGAACCGAGGTGCTCCGAGCCGCCGCGCTGCGCCGGCGACCGTTGCGGTACCTGCGCCGGGCGGTGGCGGAGCCAGGACCCGACCGCGCCGGGCTGCTGGTCGAGCTGGCCGTCGCCGAAAGTACGACCGACAGCGTGCGGGCCCTGCAACACCTCAGCTACGCGATCCAGCTGCACGAGTCGCCCCGCGATCGGGTCGCGGCCGTGCTCCGGATGCCGCTCACCGCATGGGGAGCCGTGCCACCGCTGGCGCGGGACGTCATCAGCGACGTCGAACGGGACGTGCGTCAACTCGGCGACCCCGACCTGGTGCTGCGGGTCGAGGCACGGACGCGCTACGCGGGCCACACGAACCTCACCGACCTCACCGACGCCACCACGCGGCTCCGGGAACTCGGGCCGAAACCGGACACAGCCGACACAGCGGAACGAGAACTGCTCACGGTGTTGACCTTCTCGGCGGCTCTGGTGGCACGCACACCCGCGCCAGGGGTGGCGGCGTTGGCCGGTCGTCTGCTCGGCCACGCACCGCCGAACGCCGGCCAGACCGAGATGACCCAGTTGCTCGTGCAGACCCTGTGCGCGGCCGACTCCCCGGCCCGAGCGGCCACCTGGACGGACCGCGCGCCGGCGACCGACGACCAGGCGAGGCTCTGGGTGAGCAAGGCGCTCGTCGCCGTCCACCAGGGCGACGTCGGGCGGGCGAGGCTCATGGCGAAGAACGTGCTCCAGCACGACCAGGCCACCCTCGGTGCGAACGCCGTGCTCGCCCTGGCCGTGGTGGCGCTCAAGACCCAGGACGAGCAGCTGGCCGAATGCCTGCTGTCGAGGTCAGCCGAGGTGGCGAACCCCGGTACCGCGGCTGTGTTCGACCTGCTGCGCGGCGCGGCTGCCAGGGGCGATGCCGCACGTGGCCGGTACGCCCTGACGGAGGCGGGCCGTCAGCTCGACCGGCTGGGCTGGCACAACGTCGTGCTCTTCCCGTGGCGCACCGCGGCGGTCCGGCTGCACCAGCAGGCCGGCGACACCGACGCGGCCAGAGCTCTCGCCGAGGAGGACCACGAACGCGCGGCCGAGTGGGGTGCCCCCGCCGGTGTCGGCCGGACCCTGCGCGTGCTCGGCGGGCTGACCGGGGGAGCCGAGGGCGTGGACCTGCTGCACGCGGCCGAGAACGTCCTGGCGACCTCGGCCGACCGGCTGGAACGCGCCGCACCCACCTGGCGCTGGGACTGCGGCTGCGCGACCGGTACGAGCAGGCCGCCGCCGACCACCTGCGCCGCTGCCGCGACCTCGCCGCCGCCTGCGGTGACCAGCGCCTCGCCCGGCAGGCGGGTTCCCACCTGCGCGGCGAGGTCCGCCACGCCGAGCTCACCCGCACCGAACGGCGGGTGGTCGCGCTCGCGGTGGCCGGCCGGTCGAACCAGGAGATAG
- a CDS encoding AAA family ATPase, producing MPRRISEQELLTELLGGLRRGGGVVFEVTGSPGSGRTAVLRRVADQITGQGIRAVAARAAVESDVDAVVLTDVLAELGAEADGSTAALCRVVLDAAPLVLLVDDAQWLDERSTGSLRAVLRRIHRAPVAVVLATAGLGTAAEDVLAELAEDDSVTAPPWYLVDLPESVVDDERIARTLHLVSEPDMRLLRVMAVCGGRFESSLVHGLAELDHVDRAMTRLRGLGLVATDEPSLADGVTRAVLATMSGDQRDRLRSDAAVLGHQAVLGFDRMSALLVEAPPVGTAWARLVLQREARVLAGAGRTAEAARLLVRALSEPADTATRAEVLIQLAQCELDHAPEAADRRLVQVLHLTGPGMSGPRLRAADALACRERSGVARRAIETALAHPHLAEFEQEALRGLHCYAVSVTGEPDELGFPAVPALPDQLADPVRQGVAAWRLARGARGGAVELAARALAVRGPGPLTPRLAAAEALTWAGEYETALAGINAVLVDGRRYGSRAAVVEAMLQRCSVRLRQRRIVEAAEELAAVEAELPRDSWTPFLRARHMVLEVVLLLAAGLTDDAREALVRETATGAAHGLTHAWRLFAQGLVELVPEPATAARTFVDCGRWLRDAGVVNPAVLPWRLLAAVGWRAAGEVAHADALIAETHDLAVRWGVPAVLRESQEFADLARGVPAGEAAGAVVAGLFPGLLARHPVAVGS from the coding sequence GTGCCCAGGAGGATCAGCGAACAGGAACTCCTCACCGAGCTCCTGGGCGGCCTGCGTCGCGGTGGTGGAGTCGTGTTCGAGGTGACCGGGTCGCCGGGTTCCGGTCGTACGGCGGTGCTGCGGCGAGTCGCCGACCAGATCACGGGTCAGGGCATCCGCGCAGTCGCTGCCCGCGCCGCTGTGGAGTCCGATGTGGACGCTGTCGTGCTCACCGACGTCCTGGCTGAACTCGGAGCCGAGGCGGACGGGTCGACAGCCGCGCTGTGCCGCGTGGTGCTCGACGCCGCGCCGCTGGTGCTCCTGGTCGACGACGCGCAGTGGCTGGACGAGCGCTCGACCGGCTCGCTCCGCGCGGTGCTGCGCAGGATCCACCGGGCCCCGGTCGCGGTGGTCCTGGCCACCGCCGGACTCGGCACGGCGGCGGAGGACGTGCTCGCCGAGCTGGCCGAGGACGACTCGGTCACCGCACCGCCCTGGTACCTCGTCGACCTGCCCGAGTCCGTTGTGGACGATGAACGGATCGCGCGGACCCTGCACCTGGTCTCCGAGCCCGACATGAGGTTGCTGCGGGTCATGGCGGTGTGCGGCGGGCGCTTCGAGTCGTCCCTGGTGCACGGCCTTGCGGAGCTGGACCACGTGGACCGGGCCATGACGAGGTTGCGCGGCCTCGGCCTGGTCGCGACCGACGAGCCGAGCCTGGCCGACGGCGTGACCCGTGCCGTGCTCGCCACGATGAGCGGTGACCAGCGCGACCGGTTGCGCTCCGATGCGGCGGTGCTCGGTCACCAGGCCGTGCTCGGGTTCGACCGGATGAGTGCCCTCCTGGTCGAGGCGCCACCGGTCGGCACGGCGTGGGCCCGGCTGGTGCTCCAGCGGGAAGCTCGGGTGCTGGCCGGAGCCGGGAGGACGGCGGAGGCGGCCCGGCTGCTGGTCCGCGCGCTGAGCGAGCCCGCGGACACCGCGACCCGTGCGGAGGTGCTGATCCAGCTCGCGCAGTGCGAGCTCGACCACGCGCCGGAGGCGGCGGACCGGCGCCTGGTCCAGGTCCTGCACCTGACCGGCCCCGGGATGTCCGGCCCACGGCTGCGGGCGGCGGACGCGCTGGCCTGCCGGGAACGTTCCGGCGTGGCCAGGCGTGCCATCGAGACCGCGCTCGCACATCCGCACCTGGCCGAGTTCGAACAGGAGGCGTTGCGGGGCCTGCACTGCTACGCCGTGAGCGTCACCGGTGAGCCCGACGAACTCGGTTTTCCCGCTGTACCGGCACTTCCGGACCAGCTCGCCGACCCGGTGCGCCAGGGGGTCGCCGCCTGGCGACTGGCCCGTGGCGCTCGTGGCGGAGCGGTGGAGCTGGCGGCCAGGGCCCTGGCCGTGCGCGGTCCCGGCCCGCTGACACCGCGCCTGGCCGCGGCTGAGGCGTTGACCTGGGCGGGCGAGTACGAGACCGCGCTGGCCGGCATCAACGCCGTTCTGGTGGACGGCCGCCGGTACGGCTCCCGGGCGGCTGTCGTCGAGGCGATGCTGCAGCGCTGTTCGGTGCGGTTGCGGCAACGGCGGATCGTCGAGGCGGCGGAGGAGCTGGCCGCCGTGGAGGCAGAACTGCCGCGCGACAGCTGGACTCCGTTCCTCCGAGCGCGGCACATGGTGCTGGAGGTGGTGCTGCTGCTCGCGGCCGGGTTGACCGACGACGCGCGTGAGGCGTTGGTCCGCGAGACGGCGACCGGCGCCGCACACGGTCTGACGCACGCCTGGCGGCTCTTCGCACAGGGGCTGGTCGAGCTGGTGCCGGAACCCGCGACCGCGGCTCGGACGTTCGTCGACTGCGGCCGCTGGCTGCGGGACGCGGGTGTGGTCAACCCCGCTGTGCTGCCGTGGCGGTTGCTCGCGGCGGTCGGGTGGCGCGCTGCGGGCGAGGTCGCACACGCCGACGCCCTGATCGCCGAGACCCACGACCTGGCCGTGCGGTGGGGTGTTCCCGCGGTGCTGCGGGAGAGCCAGGAGTTCGCGGACTTGGCGCGCGGCGTGCCGGCGGGGGAGGCGGCCGGAGCGGTCGTGGCGGGGTTGTTCCCCGGCCTCCTCGCCAGGCACCCCGTGGCCGTCGGGAGCTGA
- a CDS encoding LuxR C-terminal-related transcriptional regulator yields MTGIQVIATALRLAQSGVGTLVVLRGPLGCGRTTVAQDAKRVAESLGIRVLRACGAWQERDFPFGVVHQLSGSAAGDLAEVLVAAGPVLVVVDDLQWADDESLRALARSTGLLDRTPVVLVVCVRDGEVGSGSALVDQVVRRADHVVALQRPFLTRDSKQKLVTCLRGQPYPVRSVLNAMAVLGDDSDDELIAPLAEVDEIGCTTALHAAERLGLVDRAPPRFVHHVVREAVEDTMAPADQARLQARAVRLLHDVGRPAEAVADRLLAITVAQGPWAVEVLRTAAASAVERGAPRAAVEYLRRALFEQPRAGWRRAALLVELADAERGADRAAAAVHLAVAAGMVTTTEERAAIAARFVPGALVEAPPAVRELVKGIGDVPGDLALRIEARAHYVDCMAPRRSARCVDRLGEGPDTSSTTSAGRELLAVQLHCATTAAKWRADDVAAAAQRLLADAPPRPDHVHTPIATLVTTLCAADSLDAVSAWLDNAVERAHATNAVAEQTLIEAEQVLVLLHRGRTAVARTLADDILATTGPIASEALVALASLACETQDEHLVGRLLPLLKERTTTPAPAVAHRMLCGAAAVAAADLRAGLAHFQDAGSHLEELGWRNPVLYPWRAEAARILWRLGDVTAARELAAHQHALAVAWGAPAGVGKALCHLGSMTEGDTGVALLRQAVRVLEGSANRFELARALWQLGTRTGDRESLDRSSAVAVECGESPLVAREEPAGRGDLTGAQHRVVELALAGRSNQEIADLMRVGVRVVEKHLTNAYRKLGVQGRNGLAAAFR; encoded by the coding sequence ATGACGGGCATCCAGGTCATCGCGACGGCACTCCGGCTCGCCCAGTCCGGAGTGGGCACGCTGGTGGTGCTCCGCGGACCGCTCGGCTGCGGCAGGACGACGGTGGCGCAGGACGCGAAACGGGTGGCCGAGAGCCTGGGCATCCGGGTGCTGCGGGCGTGCGGAGCCTGGCAGGAACGGGACTTCCCGTTCGGCGTGGTGCACCAGCTCTCCGGTTCGGCAGCGGGTGATCTGGCCGAGGTGCTGGTCGCGGCCGGCCCGGTCCTGGTCGTGGTGGACGACCTGCAGTGGGCTGACGACGAGTCGTTGCGCGCGCTCGCGCGTTCGACCGGCCTGCTGGACCGGACTCCGGTGGTGCTGGTCGTCTGCGTCCGCGACGGCGAGGTGGGGTCCGGCTCGGCTCTCGTGGACCAGGTCGTGCGCCGGGCTGATCACGTCGTCGCGCTGCAACGTCCTTTCCTCACCCGGGATTCCAAGCAGAAGCTCGTCACCTGCCTGCGCGGGCAGCCTTACCCAGTGCGCTCTGTGCTGAACGCGATGGCAGTCCTGGGCGATGACTCGGACGACGAACTGATCGCGCCGCTCGCGGAGGTCGACGAAATCGGCTGCACGACCGCACTTCACGCTGCGGAACGGCTCGGGCTCGTCGACCGGGCACCACCGCGGTTCGTCCACCACGTCGTGCGCGAGGCGGTCGAGGACACCATGGCGCCGGCCGACCAGGCCCGGCTGCAGGCCAGGGCCGTCCGGCTGCTGCACGACGTCGGCAGGCCCGCCGAGGCCGTGGCGGACCGGCTGCTGGCGATCACGGTCGCCCAAGGGCCGTGGGCCGTCGAGGTCCTGCGCACGGCAGCCGCGTCGGCGGTGGAACGCGGTGCGCCGCGGGCCGCCGTGGAGTACCTCCGGCGTGCGCTGTTCGAACAACCCCGGGCCGGTTGGCGGCGGGCGGCGTTGCTCGTCGAACTGGCCGACGCCGAGCGTGGTGCCGACCGTGCCGCCGCAGCCGTGCACCTCGCGGTCGCGGCCGGGATGGTCACCACCACAGAGGAACGTGCCGCGATCGCCGCGAGGTTCGTGCCGGGAGCCCTGGTCGAAGCACCTCCCGCGGTGCGGGAACTGGTCAAGGGGATCGGCGACGTGCCGGGCGACCTCGCCCTGCGGATCGAAGCACGGGCCCACTACGTCGACTGCATGGCGCCGAGGAGGTCCGCGCGATGCGTCGACCGGCTGGGAGAAGGCCCGGACACCTCATCGACGACGAGCGCGGGACGCGAGTTGCTGGCCGTACAGCTGCACTGCGCGACGACAGCCGCGAAGTGGCGTGCCGATGACGTCGCGGCGGCCGCACAACGGTTGCTCGCCGACGCACCACCTCGGCCGGACCACGTCCACACGCCGATCGCGACCCTGGTGACCACGTTGTGCGCGGCGGACTCGCTGGACGCCGTCTCCGCCTGGCTGGACAACGCGGTGGAACGGGCGCACGCCACGAACGCCGTCGCGGAGCAGACCCTCATCGAGGCCGAACAGGTGCTGGTGCTGCTGCACCGCGGCCGGACCGCTGTGGCCCGCACCCTCGCGGACGACATCCTCGCCACAACGGGACCCATCGCCTCCGAGGCGCTGGTGGCGCTCGCCTCCCTCGCCTGCGAGACCCAGGACGAGCACCTCGTCGGCCGGCTCCTCCCGCTGCTCAAGGAGAGGACGACCACCCCGGCGCCGGCCGTCGCGCACCGGATGCTGTGCGGCGCGGCGGCGGTGGCGGCCGCCGACCTCCGGGCCGGGCTCGCCCACTTCCAGGACGCCGGCAGCCACCTGGAGGAGCTCGGCTGGCGCAACCCCGTGCTGTACCCGTGGCGGGCGGAGGCGGCCCGGATCCTGTGGCGCCTGGGCGATGTCACGGCGGCACGGGAGCTGGCCGCGCACCAGCACGCGCTCGCGGTGGCGTGGGGTGCGCCGGCCGGTGTCGGCAAGGCCTTGTGCCACCTCGGGTCCATGACCGAGGGGGACACCGGTGTGGCGCTGCTGCGGCAGGCCGTGCGGGTGCTCGAAGGCTCGGCCAACCGGTTCGAACTGGCCAGGGCGCTGTGGCAGCTGGGCACGCGGACGGGGGACCGGGAGAGCCTGGACCGCTCCTCGGCGGTGGCCGTCGAGTGCGGGGAGAGCCCGCTGGTCGCACGGGAGGAGCCTGCCGGGCGCGGTGATCTGACGGGCGCGCAGCACCGTGTCGTCGAGCTCGCGCTGGCAGGCCGGTCCAACCAGGAGATCGCCGACCTGATGCGGGTGGGCGTCCGGGTCGTGGAGAAGCACCTGACCAACGCCTACCGCAAGCTCGGTGTGCAGGGCCGCAACGGGTTGGCGGCGGCGTTTCGTTGA
- a CDS encoding helix-turn-helix domain-containing protein: MTPREPASTCGPRSPGHPPGRSRGGRGEGPARPGRWPHAEAGAGPADALSGRERRVAERAAAGASNREIAEELFVTVRTVESHLSNVYRKLGVELRTDLPAALTTSLRTTRA; encoded by the coding sequence GTGACGCCAAGGGAGCCCGCGAGCACCTGCGGGCCGCGGTCACCTGGCCATCCGCCAGGGAGATCGCGCGGCGGCCGAGGCGAGGGACCTGCTCGTCCTGGCCGGTGGCCGCATGCCGAGGCTGGGGCGGGACCGGCGGACGCGCTCAGCGGCCGGGAGCGGCGGGTCGCCGAGCGGGCCGCGGCCGGTGCGTCCAACCGGGAGATCGCCGAGGAGCTGTTCGTGACGGTCCGCACGGTCGAGAGCCACCTGTCCAACGTGTACCGCAAGCTCGGGGTCGAGCTGCGCACCGACCTGCCGGCCGCGCTCACGACCAGCCTGCGCACCACCAGGGCATGA
- a CDS encoding GMC family oxidoreductase, translated as MSGYDYIVVGGGSAGCVVAARLAEDATVSVLLLEAGSATPVTTTPNNWLSLLGTESAWQDTTLPEPELGRALPWPRGKALGGSSAINGMIFARGHRSSYDWGAGWEFDDLLPFFRRSEHAPTRDPSLRGVGGPLRVAPAEHRHPTAAAFVEAAVEVGHRRASDISGGLEEGVGWVDLNIVDGARQSAADAYLRSQPNLHVLTDALVQRVVFDGRRATGVEYVVGGQRIHASAGEVVLCAGAVGTAQLLLQSGIGPADHLRDVDVELVADLPGVGENLHDHPLTYVAHGSAQPVPASSYNNVEVVGMLRSDPALDAPDLQSCLSPTGENGYVVTLSLMTPHSRGRLRLTGSGIALEPRYLTDARDMTAMVRGMRLVHEIGAAEALKPWRGQDVEPVGEEYVRATTATYFHYVGTCKLGTDEMSVVDEDLRVHGLDGLRVADASVIPRIPSANTYATVIAIAERAASLVNGSAVPPDGSSSPN; from the coding sequence ATGAGCGGTTACGACTACATCGTCGTGGGCGGTGGGAGCGCGGGCTGCGTGGTCGCCGCCCGGCTGGCCGAGGACGCCACCGTCAGCGTGCTGCTGCTGGAGGCGGGCAGCGCCACCCCGGTGACCACCACGCCGAACAACTGGCTCTCCCTGCTGGGCACCGAATCCGCCTGGCAGGACACGACTCTGCCCGAACCGGAGCTCGGCCGGGCCCTGCCGTGGCCACGCGGCAAAGCGCTCGGCGGCTCCTCGGCCATCAACGGGATGATCTTCGCCCGCGGTCACCGGAGCAGCTACGACTGGGGCGCGGGCTGGGAGTTCGACGACCTGCTGCCGTTCTTCCGGCGCAGTGAACACGCTCCCACCCGCGATCCTTCCCTGCGCGGTGTCGGCGGCCCCCTGCGGGTCGCTCCGGCCGAGCACCGGCACCCGACGGCGGCGGCGTTCGTGGAAGCCGCCGTGGAGGTGGGGCATCGACGTGCTTCCGACATCAGCGGCGGCCTGGAAGAGGGCGTCGGCTGGGTCGACCTGAACATCGTCGACGGCGCCAGGCAAAGCGCCGCCGATGCCTACCTGCGTTCCCAGCCCAACCTGCACGTCCTGACGGACGCGTTGGTGCAGCGCGTGGTGTTCGACGGCCGCCGGGCCACCGGGGTCGAGTACGTCGTTGGCGGACAGCGGATCCACGCCTCGGCCGGCGAGGTGGTGCTGTGCGCGGGCGCCGTCGGGACCGCACAGTTGCTGCTGCAGAGCGGGATCGGCCCGGCTGACCACCTGCGTGACGTGGACGTCGAGCTCGTGGCGGACCTGCCCGGCGTCGGCGAGAACCTGCACGACCACCCCCTCACCTACGTGGCGCACGGCAGCGCGCAGCCGGTTCCGGCGAGCTCGTACAACAACGTCGAGGTGGTCGGGATGCTGCGCAGCGACCCCGCTCTGGACGCACCGGATCTGCAGTCCTGCCTGTCACCGACGGGCGAGAACGGTTACGTCGTCACGCTTTCGCTGATGACTCCGCACAGCCGTGGGCGGCTTCGCCTGACCGGCTCCGGCATCGCGCTGGAGCCGCGGTACCTCACCGATGCGCGGGACATGACCGCGATGGTGAGGGGAATGCGGCTGGTGCACGAGATCGGCGCGGCGGAGGCGTTGAAACCGTGGCGTGGCCAGGACGTGGAGCCGGTCGGCGAGGAGTACGTCCGGGCGACCACGGCGACCTACTTCCACTACGTCGGCACCTGCAAGCTGGGCACGGACGAGATGTCGGTGGTGGACGAAGACCTGCGCGTGCACGGACTCGACGGGTTGCGGGTCGCGGACGCCTCGGTGATCCCGCGGATCCCGTCGGCGAACACGTACGCGACGGTGATCGCGATCGCCGAACGGGCGGCGAGCCTGGTCAACGGCTCGGCGGTACCGCCGGATGGTTCCTCTTCACCTAACTAA
- a CDS encoding D-Ala-D-Ala carboxypeptidase family metallohydrolase has protein sequence MKLRYVLPVLALLLGVGVAPAAAQTDIGAADACYTWGRTLSEGASGDDVRQLQIRVAGYPGYGGVLGLDGQFGPATKAAVTRFQQAYGLAADGIAGSATFAKIYALQDNDCTPVNFSYDELNNCNSTWSGGNVSAATARANALVSMWKLQAMRHAMGDRPIDVNGGFRSVACNNAVGGATNSRHLYGDAVDLGAGPQGFCALAKQARNHGFSEILGPGYTGHNDHVHVAHRSNRFWSAPSCGVS, from the coding sequence ATGAAACTCCGCTACGTCTTACCGGTGCTCGCTCTGCTCCTCGGCGTCGGCGTCGCGCCCGCCGCGGCTCAGACGGACATCGGTGCGGCCGATGCCTGTTACACCTGGGGACGCACGCTTTCCGAAGGAGCGTCGGGCGACGACGTTCGCCAGTTGCAGATCCGCGTGGCCGGCTACCCCGGCTACGGCGGCGTTCTGGGTCTCGACGGGCAGTTCGGGCCGGCCACCAAGGCGGCCGTGACCCGGTTCCAGCAGGCCTACGGCCTGGCAGCGGACGGCATCGCCGGCTCCGCGACGTTCGCGAAGATCTACGCGTTGCAGGACAACGACTGCACGCCGGTCAACTTCTCCTACGACGAGCTCAACAACTGCAACTCCACCTGGTCGGGCGGCAACGTCTCCGCCGCGACCGCCCGCGCCAACGCCCTCGTGTCCATGTGGAAGCTGCAGGCCATGCGGCACGCGATGGGTGACAGGCCGATCGACGTCAACGGCGGCTTCCGCAGCGTCGCGTGCAACAACGCGGTCGGCGGCGCGACCAACAGCCGCCACCTGTACGGCGACGCCGTCGACCTGGGAGCCGGCCCGCAGGGCTTCTGCGCGTTGGCCAAGCAGGCCCGCAACCACGGCTTCAGCGAGATCCTCGGGCCGGGCTACACGGGTCACAACGACCACGTGCACGTCGCCCACCGCTCCAACCGCTTCTGGTCCGCGCCGAGCTGCGGCGTGTCCTAG
- a CDS encoding immunity 49 family protein produces MQRHPTDAEWAEEQLEYYVTVVPEGAASVEQSTERLSVLHPAAIDRLGYASVLDPTAQNLTTWDAVVQAMQVTTGIYAAAGATEGTVEWLIGERTVQIPATGPVHYANFKRWLDAFWLAAIVRDKKCLDLLASFPLDIIKASGNQYEELDALWARALQMFANSEPGMAEALAEAMAATDPERLRVSAPEYALRLAFPAMNTFLNLMRSNHEREFNEALAQALEQHKAYYTADSKLADDPRGLVALAPLGLACIAKDSGLNVDVESDYLPKHLLLGSWVGEYRTS; encoded by the coding sequence GTGCAGCGTCATCCGACCGACGCCGAGTGGGCTGAGGAACAGCTGGAGTACTACGTCACCGTCGTTCCGGAAGGCGCGGCGAGCGTCGAGCAGTCGACCGAGCGCCTCAGCGTGCTGCACCCGGCCGCGATTGACCGGCTCGGCTACGCCTCGGTGCTCGACCCGACTGCGCAGAACCTCACGACCTGGGACGCCGTCGTGCAGGCCATGCAGGTCACCACTGGCATCTACGCAGCGGCCGGTGCCACCGAGGGCACCGTCGAGTGGCTGATCGGCGAACGAACGGTGCAGATTCCCGCGACCGGGCCGGTTCACTACGCGAACTTCAAGCGGTGGCTGGACGCTTTCTGGCTTGCGGCGATCGTTCGTGACAAGAAGTGCCTCGACCTGCTGGCTTCGTTCCCGCTGGACATCATCAAAGCATCGGGCAACCAGTACGAGGAGCTCGACGCCTTGTGGGCCCGTGCGCTGCAGATGTTCGCCAACAGCGAGCCCGGAATGGCCGAGGCGCTCGCAGAGGCGATGGCCGCCACCGACCCCGAACGACTGAGGGTCAGCGCTCCCGAGTACGCACTGCGTCTCGCCTTCCCTGCGATGAACACTTTCCTGAATCTGATGCGCAGCAACCACGAGCGGGAGTTCAACGAAGCGCTCGCACAAGCGCTCGAACAGCACAAGGCGTACTACACCGCGGACAGCAAGCTGGCTGATGACCCGCGCGGTCTTGTGGCGCTGGCTCCGCTCGGGCTCGCGTGCATCGCCAAGGACTCCGGGCTGAACGTGGACGTCGAGTCGGACTACCTGCCCAAGCACCTGCTGCTCGGCTCGTGGGTCGGCGAGTACCGGACGTCGTGA
- a CDS encoding CGNR zinc finger domain-containing protein, producing the protein MRFAPDTVDSLVCVVDLCNTDPSASRSGTDELATPDQLMTLLRRHAYTGRFDQDDAELQDVHRTRTLLRHVWTLDRDDAVEVVNKMLRDARALPRLVRHDALDWHMHATEPDSPLAERIRVEAALALIDVIRMDETDRLRICAADDCAGLLLDLSRNGLKRFCSVRCGNRVNMIAFRERRADR; encoded by the coding sequence TTGCGTTTTGCCCCTGACACAGTCGACTCACTCGTCTGCGTAGTCGACCTGTGCAACACCGACCCGTCCGCCTCCCGCAGCGGCACCGACGAACTGGCCACCCCCGACCAGCTCATGACCCTGCTCCGCCGCCACGCCTACACGGGCCGCTTCGACCAGGACGACGCCGAACTGCAGGACGTCCACCGCACCCGCACCCTGCTCCGGCACGTCTGGACCCTCGACCGCGACGACGCCGTGGAGGTGGTCAACAAAATGCTCCGCGACGCACGAGCCCTCCCGCGCCTCGTCCGCCACGACGCCCTCGACTGGCACATGCACGCCACCGAACCGGACTCCCCGCTGGCCGAACGAATCCGCGTGGAAGCCGCCCTCGCGTTGATCGACGTGATCCGCATGGACGAGACCGACCGCCTGCGGATCTGCGCGGCCGACGACTGCGCGGGCCTGCTCCTCGACCTGTCGCGCAACGGGCTCAAGCGGTTCTGCAGCGTCCGGTGCGGCAACAGGGTGAACATGATCGCGTTCCGGGAGCGCCGGGCGGACCGCTGA